CGGGTAATGCAGTGAGTAGTGCTGCAGGTTCAGAGCACTCTCTCATTCTGAAGAGTGATGGTACCGTTTGGGCGTGGGGTGCAAATGGTGCCGGTCAATTGGGCGATGGTACAACCGTTCAAAAAAATGTTCCTGTCCAAGTAAGAGGCATTACAAACATTTCGCGTATTGCTGCGGGAGAGTACCATAGCGTAGCTTTGAAAGCAGATGGTACAGTATGGAGTTGGGGAACTAATGGTTATGGTCAATTAGGTAACGACACAACTAATAGTAGTGCCACACCAATACAAGCAATGGATCTAACAGATATTACAGAGATTGCTGCTGGAAGATATTATGGGTTAGCTCTCAAGAAAGATGGTACAGTTTGGATGTGGGGATATATGGCTGGAGGGAGCGTACAAAAAAAACCAATAAAAGTATGGGGTCTTACAGACATAAGGGCAATTGCTGCTGGGGGAGGTCACAGTCTTGCTGTTAAAAAGGACGGAACAGTATGGGCTTGGGGGGAAAACGAATATGGTCAATTAGGCATAAACAATACAACAGCGAATCAAGTTCCAACTAAAATAAACGGACTTTCAAATATTGTCTCTGTTGCTGCAGGATTCAAGCATAGTATGGCACTTGATGTAAATGGAAAAGTGTATGCGTGGGGCCTTGGGAACCAAGGACAAATTGGTGATGGCAATAATACGCTTAGAACTACTGTCCCAGTGAATGTACTAG
This genomic stretch from Brevibacillus brevis harbors:
- a CDS encoding RCC1 domain-containing protein, producing the protein MKKNLIKSNLICNILLMMLAVLFLSKETTLAAGNAVSSAAGSEHSLILKSDGTVWAWGANGAGQLGDGTTVQKNVPVQVRGITNISRIAAGEYHSVALKADGTVWSWGTNGYGQLGNDTTNSSATPIQAMDLTDITEIAAGRYYGLALKKDGTVWMWGYMAGGSVQKKPIKVWGLTDIRAIAAGGGHSLAVKKDGTVWAWGENEYGQLGINNTTANQVPTKINGLSNIVSVAAGFKHSMALDVNGKVYAWGLGNQGQIGDGNNTLRTTVPVNVLEVTEIVEIASGSLANHSLALKRDGTVYAWGNNYPGQLGDGTTNNSFKPIKVKITP